A window of Populus trichocarpa isolate Nisqually-1 chromosome 17, P.trichocarpa_v4.1, whole genome shotgun sequence genomic DNA:
AGCACAAGCTACTGTAGTGGTGAGGATgaattctctaaaaaaaaacacacaggAAATGAGATTGAAGGAAAATATTTGAATACCCCTTGCACTGATTCCTTTGCATATTGAGCAGCAGTACCAGCTTTGTCCATCATGGTAGGACTGGTCTTCTCCTGAAACAAACAAAATCCATTCCTTATCATGTATCGGAAGAGAAATATCATTGTATTCTAGAGCACAAGCTACTGTAGTGTAGAGGATGaattctctaaaaaaaacatagaaaatgagaTTGAAGGAAAGTATTTCAATACCCCTACGACTGATTCCTTTGCAGTTTGAACAGCATTACCAGCTTTGTTCACCAAGGTACTGGCCTTCTCCTGAAACAAACAAAATCCATGCCTTCTCATGTAttagaagagaaaaatcaagcagattcataaataaaaaggaagaaataaaaaaaaaaaattcataggcTGACCTCAGCTTGGCCCTTGGCCTCGCCAGCTTGGAAGCTCATCTTATTGGTATTGTCAGCCATCTTTGGTTTCTGATTTCTTTAAGAGATTTGGAAGAActcaaataaattgaaagctCAGATGCTTGAAAAACGAAAACTCTTGGTGCTAAAGGAACACCATAGCAGCCATTATTTATACTGGTTTAAACCAATCCATTGCTGACACGTGCAATGACACGTGTCAAGCTATAGATGGCTCGGAATAATATCTGTTATTGAGGTTGAGATAATGGGGCCCTTCGACCAGGGGGGTTGTGAATAATTCATGTGCTAGTTTTCTTcgtttgttaaaaataataataataaattatttcggttattttttaacaGATTCAATTGAGAAAGGATCATGATTGAGGGATCCAAGATCTTGAGCCCAAGACACCCACATTTTATACATACAATGTTGTCCAAATCTTATGACAATGATTGAgaagaaaacatgtttattttataatttaaatattttgatctgcTTGTTTCtgcgtttaaaaaaaaattcattttttattaactttaaattaatatatttttagtattttcatatcattttgatgtgctgatgttaaaaataattttttaaaaataaaaaaaaatatcattgacatgcattttaacacgaaaagctatttgaaaagcaaccgcaaccacactgccaaacaagctTGACttatatcatgataaaaaaaaaattatatatacatagatTCTAGCAAGCATGttcaaattgaatatatattaaacttataattgatatctaaataaaattttagtatgtatattaattaatcatataatatctttaaaataaaactaaaagaatgtATTTACAAGAAACAAACCTAAActctaaaatataagaaaagagTAGGAAAACGAGTCTTTTTATGATCTTTGTTTGTTtgccaaaataattaaagtaataattttttaaagttttttttatttgcaacatcaacatgtaaaaattataaaaaaaataaaaaaaatattaatttaatattttttcaagtcaaatatatttttaaaatggataaaaaaccGTTGTTCCAACTCGACACCAAACAGACACATACACTTGCTTTAACTAAGAACTGATTGTTtgtcaattaatttattatctaaaATGTAAATCCCAATTAGGTTACAAAGAAAGGTTGCTTTGATCATCTTAGGTGTGAAATCTATTGAAGATCAATCCAGAATTTTATCACCGCCTGCCATCTTTGGATTATGTAGAAATATTTGTCCATAATTCCACTAGAAAATATCTTAGCTCAATTATGGCCGGTGGTGTGTTTATTattaggttttaaaaatattttttaaaaaatataaatttgttttatttttttatatttaaaaatcattttaatatgatgttaaaataatttttaaaaaataaaaaatattattttaaaataaaaaacactttaaaaaaactaccAGCACAAAGACAAGACACGTAACAAATAATGTAAGCTGGAAATTTCTCCTACCGACATCGCAAAGCCAtgtgtgggtgtgtgtgtgGTTCCTTCATTTCGTGTGGTGGGCAGCGAGtgagaagaaagaagaataagTGAAAGAGTGTGTCAGAAAAAAGACAGATAATAATGAAAGGAGAGTGTTCAGTGTGTGTCCTTCGTGAGCGTTTTGAAAACGCGTTGCGCcgcgtttttttaaaaatttaatttttttttattaaaaattaattgtttttatattattttgatatattaattataaaaataatttttaaaaattaaaaacctataatataaaactttacACTAAATGTGATTAATATAAATgagctttcaattttattttttttttagtttattttaccGCATCTTGATGTCGGCTGAGATGGACCGTGCAAGGTGATTGTGGGTTGTCTAGGGACTGCCAGAGCATGCGGAATCAATTGGAATAGTGGGGTTGTCTAGGGACTTGTGCCCATGAATTCCTCTATTCACATTCTTCTTCTTTGCATTTCTTCCCCcaaattatttcttcttcttcctcgatTACTCGCAATTGTGTCCAATGATCTTCGCAAGTAGAAAATGCAATATTTGTAGACATGATATGCAGGTTAAGATATGCATGCCATGATCCTTGCATCTTAATTGTCTCCTTCGCTGCTGAGACCTTCTACTTACTTGTCTTTAGACTCtcgatctttgttttttttataggaataaAACAGGACTATGATCATGAGATTTCAGTTTGATTGGGGGCTGATTTAATGGTGAAAACCAACGCTAAAGATGGCTTGGGGAAGACTAGAAATCagcatgttttttcatttaacaacGTTGTTTTTCCATCTACCTAATTAGAATTGGGTTTCATCAAAGTCACGGACCATGGATGGAGAACCaccagatttaacagttttcATGATAGaaatttttctttatacttACAGTAATAGTTCATCTATGATTTTTGAATGGAAATTATTTTACCAACGAGATCACATATAGAAAAgattcatagaaaaaatatttatcagtAATTTCTGATCTTTCAGTAagtttattgttaataaatttaCTGATGGTTTTACAAACGGACCATGAgcgctaaaaaaaaattatcagttttATTTCATTGGTAATTCTCTTGGTAATATTTAGCATATCACCGATAAGAGAATCGTATGTAATTTCATCAGTAAGCTAACAGTTGCAGTGGTATTTGCAGTAATGTTTTCCAACTCTATAGAATATATTGACGGACTAATTTCATCGGTAAGTTAACAGTAACATTGATATTTGttgtaattcttttccaactctctagaatTACCAACAGAATAAATCTGTCGGCAACCCCGTcagtaataattttaaaatatattttttaaaaaatctattaaatagaaatagaaaataattaaaaaaaattaaattaatagaaaattaaaatatttaaaaataaattattttaatataaaaatcaaatatttattacaaatttaaatatttattcgtTCAGACACAATAAAAGTATAATAGAGGCGACGCTGAAGAAGGAGGAGGCTGGTCATCTTTGGGATCGTTAGGCCAATAAAAGTTGTATATGTACCACTCATCTGTGATCTCATATCTATTACAACTAGGTGGAGTTTTTCATAATCTGTAGAGAgttgttcatatttttcattgagaaAGATCGTACGTTCTTGTACTCCTTGATCTAACAAAGTCGTGAACTCCGAAGATTGAGTGCTCGGGACCGATTGTGAGGATCCAACATACAAGTCATTCGCAAGTTCTCAGTCGTAATGTTAAAGAGTCCATACACCTGATTTTTATTGGGTCCACTAAACAATCTTATCTTCAATCACAAATCCGAATTAATATCTAGGTGGATCATAGGATCATCTcagtatctctccttcaaccggCTGTTATATGACTCttggaaataaaatataaattcatcaaatttaagtaaataataactttaaaaaaaaatggttgaaaaccaaTATACCACAAAATGTTGAGCTCAGCTATCCATAATTAAATTGATGcacttattttttatggtcaTCACTTCACACGTGCATTTCCATAAAAAGCTTCATTTGGCTTGGTTCATATCCAAGAATTATAGTCGGCAAGATATAAATATtgtcagttaaatatatttataaaaaacaacaaatttacaTATAAGTTTAGCAACGAACAATGAGGGATCACTATGGAGGAAACTGATTTATTAGCAagatcaaataagaaaaaggagCCGATGATCGATGGAAGGCAAAATGAACAAGGGAGACTCATTGTTGGGGTTCTACTTTTTTGGAACAACAATTAATGGAAATAGCCAACTGGAACACTGTGTTCGAGGAAGATGAGGAAGAGGAAAGTGTGGAGGAAGACTGCTCGGTCATAAAACCATCAAtggagggagaaaaaaaaacgtaCAAGGGCACCTTGGCGTCAAACAATCATCGTGAAAGTTATGGGTAGACGAGTAGGCTACATTTATCTTTTGCGACGTCTTCGACGAATAACCGAAGGGGCTGCATCTGATATGCTTCCGGCGTGGCCAATATGGGCACGAAAGAGAGAATTGTCCTTCTAGTGAAAAGCATGAGGAGACCAGTAATGATAGACAACGATATATTTGTGAGTCTTTAACAAAACTAAGGTATTTGTTTAAAGTAAATAGATAGATTTCTTATTGAGCTTATCAATGATGGGGTAATGATTCTCTCAAAGTCGAAGATCATAATACCATTTTGATATTGTATGATCTTTAGTTTTACAACTCTCGTTAAGGAATCAATCCGTAAAAGACTGATTTATTTAGTAGCTTCGTTTGAAATAAAAGtggaaaacaataaatataaatgattacaccatttataattaataatctaagaaaataaatatgtgtgtgtgaaaaCTCTGCAAgtctaataaaaattaacagaaGTAcgaattttcaaaaacaaatttaccaGCACAAAAAAGCTTACTGTACATGTTTTATATACACAGCAACTCTTTTGAACAATCTCACTCGACAACATAGAAATGTCTAACTCTCACATTTGCAATGAGAAGGGACATATCTGAAAGCTAAAACATTTACAAGGATCAAATAAAATAGTCTTAAGAAAGTAAAGGGGTATGAAAAGCTTTCGAAAACTTTGGGGTGCCATGGTCTCTCCTATATACTCGATCCGATGACACCACGCACAAAATTGATATAGAATTTCGATCCCttgaaaagaaaggagaatTGCATGGATGTTTGAATGAGGTTTTAGCctgtattcttgtttattttgaaaatgatacTTTGTAAACAGCACTGAGATATGAATCACAATAGATACAATTGGCAAGAAAAGCTACGGCATTGGACAATACAGCCTACCTCTAACAAAAATTGCAGTTCTCTAGCAATAGTACGAATAACACCAAAAGATGCAAAACAGCTCCACATGCTCCCCAAAATTCTGCAGTGAACAATAACACCAAAATTCATAAATGAGGAAACAAAGGGATTTAGTGACCAAGATAGGAGGTTTCAGAAGTGACCATGGAAACGTTGgatatcttttttaatcatAGTACGGTGTGTGTGCTAGAGGGGGAGTGCATGGAAGGTAGGCTCGTGCCCTGTATCAAGAGGAGGGCTTCTTATTTGAGACAATACAAAGGAAAACCATAGAATGCTCAATCAGCTCTGGGAAATGCCATTCAAAATCAGCATTTTATAAATTGGTTACGAACTAAAGTTAAATGGCATCTAATAAAATATCTGCAAGTGAAAGACACAATGAAACGACAGGGAAATAATTTGTATGGTTAAAGTTTATTAGGAGGCACAATGTTTACATAAAAGAAACAGGAACTCTAGCTTTCGATATTTTATATAATGACACAGGTGTTGTTGATGTATAGTTTATGTGTAGATGCATTTAAAGAAACACCCATTAACCATGCTCAGTTGAGGGACAAAATGCAAATACAAACTAGTgtcaatttgataaaataaacttCCACAAAGCATTGGCTAAACTAACAATTTTGTGCATGCAATTGCTTATTCATGTGTTGTAACTGATGTTTATCTGATTTCAGAGACTAACATGCCTTTAGAGTTTGCCATGGCAAAAGAATTTCgctataaattaactaaatttagcTGTTGTTTACTGAAGTACATTTCTTGCACTAATAGTTGTTGAAGATGTGCTATAAAGTGTTTGTAGCTCGAAGAAAAATTAGAGGGGCCACTTGTGCTTAAATCCATTGTCTAAAATCATTCCAAATGATAAAGATCACACATGCCTGTTTATGTGCAACTTGCTGTACCATTATGTACTTTGTTTTCACAGTATAAAAAGGGTTGGAGATGATATGCCCAAAcatttgcatttaattattcaaCATCATAATGGTATTATTCTCCGCTAAGAGCATGTGAAGATTAGCCATAACACACATATACTATAAGTGGTGGTAATCTAAGAAACAAAAGCAAGGTATTTAAGAGCTGTTTCGGATTAATACATGCAACTTCCAGTTCAAGACCAAAAAAGGTTCACTTGAATTAGTCTGTAGCCTTGTGAACTCCATCCACAAAGAGAACTGTGCTAAGAAAAGACTGTACTGCCTCCTTTACTTCTTTACATCTAAAGAAGCAAATTAATCTTAATATCAAATCATACATACATAAATATATCcaagattaattaatatataatcaaCTCATTATGAAAAGATGAATATCTACAAAGCATTGAGTAATTTACAAGTCAGTGCATCCAAGTGCTTATTAAGTGCTTTTACCAAAGTACATTTCCCGCACTAAAATATTCAAGGATGCATATGTACATAAAACTAGTGGTTCTACAAGTGCTTAATCCACtgtctaaaattattttcaatgttaAAGATACCCTTTGTTTGTCTAGTGAGACTTTTTGCCTCGAGTTTTACTTCCCAAATAAGAAAGAGACTAGCAAAATTATGTTCCCATTTTCATTTAACTATTGAGATCACATTTAACAAGTCAGTCTAAGTCTCACCTGTATCTGACCCCAACTTGCTTAGTTCCATCCATAAAGAGAACTGAGTTAAGAAAAGCTCATGGTATGTTCTGAGAGAAAACAGCTGTCTAGCAAAACCATGAATGGGCTAGTGTATTTCTTCTACAGAGTCAAACCACTTCTGCAAATCTACATGAAGCTTCAAACGTATCATAAGGTTACAGAATAACTCTGATAATGGCCTGCAAGAATGCTTGATGGAATCATTTTACTTGTTAGCCCAATCAACATACGCTGTTATGGCCTGAAATGACAAAGGATTGAGTGCAAGGTATTTGGAGTTCAAATTGGTAACTGCAGTCAATTCCAAGATTCCATTAAGAGCCCAATTTTTCATCTACTGCATATCTTTTAATATGTTCTTTGACATTAGGCGCCTCTCAAGCACATGATTCCAGAAGAGACTTAAGATGCTGTTGTCACTGGCATAAGAAGCATTAAAAGATCTATAAATTT
This region includes:
- the LOC18107434 gene encoding stress-induced protein KIN2 isoform X3 encodes the protein MADNTNKMSFQAGEAKGQAEEKASTLVNKAGNAVQTAKESVVGEKTSPTMMDKAGTAAQYAKESVQGAGQQVMSTAQGAVEGVKNATGMNK
- the LOC18107434 gene encoding stress-induced protein KIN2 isoform X1, with translation MADNTNKMSFQAGEAKGQAEEKASTLVNKAGNAVQTAKESVVGEKTSPTMMDKAGTAAQYAKESVQGAGQQVMSTAQGAVEGIKKATGMNK